From Punica granatum isolate Tunisia-2019 chromosome 1, ASM765513v2, whole genome shotgun sequence:
GATAAATGTGTGTCGACCGGGAGGGAGAACCACACTGTAGTCGCTGACATGGATGGGACTTTACTCCGGGGTCGGAGCTCATTCCCTTACTTTGCGCTCGTGGCTTTTGAGGTTGGGGGAGTCCTGAGGCTCCTGCTCCTGCTGCTTGCCTCGCCGATCGCCGGATTCCTGTATCACTTCATATCTGAATCCGCTGGAATTCAGGTGCTCATATTCGCCACCTTTGCAGGGATGAAGGTCTCTGACATAGAGTCGGTGGCCCGAGCCGTGCTCCCCAAGTTCTACTCTGGAGATCTCCACCCGAAGTCATGGCGGGTGTTCTCTGCCTGCGGGAAGCGGTGCGTTCTGACTGCAAACCCAAGGATTATGGTGGAAGCGTTCTTGAAGGACTTTCTTGGGGCTGATTTGGTTATCGGAACGGAGATAGGTGTCTACAAAGGGAGAGCAACGGGCCTAGTTAAAGGTCCCGGAGTGCTTGTGGGGAAGGAGAAAGCTAATGCTCTTCGGAAATCTTTCGGTGATGACAAACCCGAGATTGGTCTTGGCGATCGGAGCACAGATGTCCCCTTCATGGAACTCTGCAAGGTTTGAGGCATACGCATGTCACTGTTATGGtagcttttttttatttcctgaATTGACTAAAAATCATATTGCAGGAAGGATTCATCGTGACAGCAAGTCCCGAGGTTAAGGCCGTAGCAAATGATAAGTTGCCGAAGCCCATAATATTCCATGACGGACGGCTAGTTCAGAAGCCGACTCCCCTCATTGCACTTCTCACCATTATTTGGATCCCCATAGGCTTCCTACTCGCCTGCCTCCGAGTCGCTGCAGGCGCCCTCCTCCCAATGCCCCTTGTGTACTACGCCTTCTGGGCACTTGGGGTTCGTGTCACTGTCAAGGGCAACCCTCCTCCACCAGTGAAAAAATCGAGTAACCGGTCCGGAGTCCTGTTCATTTGCTCTCATAGGACCCTCCTTGACCCGATATTCCTCTCCACAGCACTTGGCCGACCGATCCCAGCAGTCACCTACTCCGTCTCCAGGTTCTCTGAGGTCATATCCCCAATCAAGACCGTGAGGCTGAGTCGAGACCGGGCCACTGATGCGTCCATGATCAAGAAGCTCCTGGAGGAAGGTGACCTTGCCATATGCCCCGAGGGGACCACTTGTCGGGAGCCATTCCTCCTAAGGTTCTCAGCCTTGTTTGCCGAACTGACTGACCAGTTGGTGCCGGTGGCTATGGTGAACCGCATGAGCATGTTCCATGGAACGACAGCCCGAGGGTGGAAGGGGATGGACCCGTTTTACTTTTTCATGAACCCGAGCCCTGCCTATGAGGTGACTTTCCTGAACAAGTTGCCCCTAGAGCTAACTTGCAGCTCCGGCAAAACTAGCCATGAGGTTGCGAACTATATACAGCGAACAATTGCAGCAACTCTGTCCTATGAGTGCACCAGCTTTACCAGGAAGGATAAATACCGAGCTCTCGCCGGAAATGATGGGACTGTTGCTGAAAAACCAACGCTCAAGGCAAACAAAGTGATGGGGTGCTAAATCAATTTGTGGCTATTAGGACGGAGTCTACGGTCGAAATAGCCAGACATTTTCCATAACCAAAACATTCTGAATAACAAAAAACACATATTTTGCCTAAACATCATCGACAACATGGTTAATGGATCTCATAGAGTTGCACTGAGCGGAAACTTCTCTTTCTAAAGCATATGCAATCAAAGCCTTCACTATTTGACGGAACCTCCTTCTGTAGGTGGGTAGCTTCGAAACGCTTCTTACAATTCCGATCATCCTGGCAATGCACGCAGAAAACATTAGTGAAAAACATATCCAAACATCATATTGGAACGAAAATTTGGATATGAAGAAGAGCGAACAAATGGATGTATTAACTTTTGATGTACCTTCTACCGATGC
This genomic window contains:
- the LOC116207681 gene encoding glycerol-3-phosphate acyltransferase RAM2-like, whose amino-acid sequence is MAKPPHCSFPTIDKCVSTGRENHTVVADMDGTLLRGRSSFPYFALVAFEVGGVLRLLLLLLASPIAGFLYHFISESAGIQVLIFATFAGMKVSDIESVARAVLPKFYSGDLHPKSWRVFSACGKRCVLTANPRIMVEAFLKDFLGADLVIGTEIGVYKGRATGLVKGPGVLVGKEKANALRKSFGDDKPEIGLGDRSTDVPFMELCKEGFIVTASPEVKAVANDKLPKPIIFHDGRLVQKPTPLIALLTIIWIPIGFLLACLRVAAGALLPMPLVYYAFWALGVRVTVKGNPPPPVKKSSNRSGVLFICSHRTLLDPIFLSTALGRPIPAVTYSVSRFSEVISPIKTVRLSRDRATDASMIKKLLEEGDLAICPEGTTCREPFLLRFSALFAELTDQLVPVAMVNRMSMFHGTTARGWKGMDPFYFFMNPSPAYEVTFLNKLPLELTCSSGKTSHEVANYIQRTIAATLSYECTSFTRKDKYRALAGNDGTVAEKPTLKANKVMGC